In Primulina huaijiensis isolate GDHJ02 chromosome 6, ASM1229523v2, whole genome shotgun sequence, a single window of DNA contains:
- the LOC140978710 gene encoding probable glycosyltransferase At3g07620 isoform X1: MSRTMDQGSRFLCWSTVEIRRLLWIFGLAFGLVLVLLRFLELQDGNVLSSLSSTGNLAVVGNTADSIKILNHTMEGRNKGNFRGTNGGVNEYNLAHNSSRSSASLSKGSPKNATNTVSISQMNELLLQSHSNRNPKMPRMFSSSDEELLRAKSEIENAPLNYNSGLYAPLYRHASEFKMSYELMDKMLRVYIYKEGEKPIFHESILEGIYASEGWFLKLLESNKKFVTTDPAKAHLFYIPFSSRQLELTLYVPHSHSRDNLIEFMKNYVEMLIQKHPFWNRTNGEDHFLAACHDWVNLSCNNSISYILIKADQKRKPQAPAETRGRMLNCIRALCNADIRAGFVLGKDVSLPTVNVRSAKNPLNDIGGVPSLKRPILAFFAGYMHGNVRPTLLEHWGNDSDMRILGRIPHVKGDRNYTTYMKSSKYCICARGYAVHSPRVVESIFFDCVPVIISDNYVPPFFEILEWESFAVFVLEREIPDLKKILMSIPDEKYVEMQKGVKEVQRHFLWHVEPVKYDMFHMILHSIWYNRIFQI; encoded by the exons ATGTCCAGGACTATGGATCAAGGATCTAGATTTTTATGCTGGAGTACGGTAGAAATCAGGCGTTTGTTATGGATTTTTGGATTGGCATTTGGTTTAGTACTCGTTCTGCTTCGGTTTCTCGAGCTTCAAGATGGCAATGTTTTGTCATCCCTGTCATCTACCGGAAATCTTGCAGTGGTCGGTAACACCGCAGATAGTATTAAGATTTTGAATCATACAATGGAAGGTAGAAATAAGGGGAATTTTCGTGGTACCAATGGTGGTGTAAACGAGTACAATTTAGCACATAATTCTTCAAGGTCTAGTGCTAGTTTGAGTAAGGGAAGTCCAAAAAATGCTACAAATACAGTTTCAATATCTCAGATGAATGAGCTGTTGCTGCAGAGTCACTCAAACCGAAATCCAAAG ATGCCTAGGATGTTTTCATCGTCTGACGAGGAGCTTCTTCGTGCAAAATCGGAGATAGAAAACGCACCATTGAATTATAATTCAGGGCTCTATGCGCCTCTCTATAGACACGCTTCTGAGTTCAAAAT GAGCTATGAGTTGATGGATAAGATGCTGAGAGTTTACATCTACAAGGAAGGGGAAAAACCAATATTCCACGAGTCCATACTCGAGGGGATATACGCGTCCGAGGGATGGTTCTTGAAGCTCTTGGAATCCAATAAGAAATTTGTCACAACAGATCCCGCAAAAGCTCATTTATTCTACATACCTTTTAGCTCAAGACAGCTCGAGTTAACGCTTTACGTCCCGCATTCGCACAGTCGAGACAACCTAATAGAGTTCATGAAGAACTATGTGGAGATGCTTATACAGAAACACCCCTTTTGGAACCGAACAAATGGCGAAGACCATTTCTTGGCTGCTTGCCACGATTGGGTAAACCTCTCTTGTAATAATTCTATTTCATATATACTAATAAAAGCTGACCAAAAGAGAAAACCACAGGCTCCTGCAGAAACTAGAGGCCGAATGCTTAATTGCATAAGAGCACTCTGCAATGCTGATATCAGAGCAGGTTTTGTCCTAGGCAAGGACGTTTCTCTCCCTACGGTAAACGTTCGATCAGCCAAGAATCCACTAAATGATATTGGAGGCGTACCGTCGTTAAAAAGGCCAATTCTTGCCTTCTTTGCCGGTTACATGCATGGAAATGTTCGTCCAACGTTGTTAGAACACTGGGGAAACGATTCGGACATGAGAATCCTAGGACGAATACCTCATGTCAAAGGTGATAGGAACTATACTACATACATGAAGAGCAGTAAGTATTGTATATGTGCCAGAGGTTATGCTGTGCATAGCCCTCGTGTTGTGGAGTCGATTTTCTTCGATTGTGTCCCCGTCATTATATCTGATAACTACGTTCCTCCAttttttgaaatcttggaatgGGAATCCTTCGCCGTTTTCGTCTTAGAGCGGGAGATTCCGGATttgaagaaaatattgatgTCTATACCTGATGAGAAGTATGTTGAAATGCAAAAGGGAGTGAAAGAGGTGCAGAGACATTTTCTATGGCATGTTGAGCCAGTAAAATATGATATGTTTCACATGATTCTACATTCGATATGGTATAACAGAATCTTTCAAATATAA
- the LOC140978710 gene encoding probable glycosyltransferase At3g07620 isoform X2, whose amino-acid sequence MSRTMDQGSRFLCWSTVEIRRLLWIFGLAFGLVLVLLRFLELQDGNVLSSLSSTGNLAVVGNTADSIKILNHTMEGRNKGNFRGTNGGVNEYNLAHNSSRSSASLSKGSPKNATNTVSISQMNELLLQSHSNRNPKMPRMFSSSDEELLRAKSEIENAPLNYNSGLYAPLYRHASEFKMSYELMDKMLRVYIYKEGEKPIFHESILEGIYASEGWFLKLLESNKKFVTTDPAKAHLFYIPFSSRQLELTLYVPHSHSRDNLIEFMKNYVEMLIQKHPFWNRTNGEDHFLAACHDWAPAETRGRMLNCIRALCNADIRAGFVLGKDVSLPTVNVRSAKNPLNDIGGVPSLKRPILAFFAGYMHGNVRPTLLEHWGNDSDMRILGRIPHVKGDRNYTTYMKSSKYCICARGYAVHSPRVVESIFFDCVPVIISDNYVPPFFEILEWESFAVFVLEREIPDLKKILMSIPDEKYVEMQKGVKEVQRHFLWHVEPVKYDMFHMILHSIWYNRIFQI is encoded by the exons ATGTCCAGGACTATGGATCAAGGATCTAGATTTTTATGCTGGAGTACGGTAGAAATCAGGCGTTTGTTATGGATTTTTGGATTGGCATTTGGTTTAGTACTCGTTCTGCTTCGGTTTCTCGAGCTTCAAGATGGCAATGTTTTGTCATCCCTGTCATCTACCGGAAATCTTGCAGTGGTCGGTAACACCGCAGATAGTATTAAGATTTTGAATCATACAATGGAAGGTAGAAATAAGGGGAATTTTCGTGGTACCAATGGTGGTGTAAACGAGTACAATTTAGCACATAATTCTTCAAGGTCTAGTGCTAGTTTGAGTAAGGGAAGTCCAAAAAATGCTACAAATACAGTTTCAATATCTCAGATGAATGAGCTGTTGCTGCAGAGTCACTCAAACCGAAATCCAAAG ATGCCTAGGATGTTTTCATCGTCTGACGAGGAGCTTCTTCGTGCAAAATCGGAGATAGAAAACGCACCATTGAATTATAATTCAGGGCTCTATGCGCCTCTCTATAGACACGCTTCTGAGTTCAAAAT GAGCTATGAGTTGATGGATAAGATGCTGAGAGTTTACATCTACAAGGAAGGGGAAAAACCAATATTCCACGAGTCCATACTCGAGGGGATATACGCGTCCGAGGGATGGTTCTTGAAGCTCTTGGAATCCAATAAGAAATTTGTCACAACAGATCCCGCAAAAGCTCATTTATTCTACATACCTTTTAGCTCAAGACAGCTCGAGTTAACGCTTTACGTCCCGCATTCGCACAGTCGAGACAACCTAATAGAGTTCATGAAGAACTATGTGGAGATGCTTATACAGAAACACCCCTTTTGGAACCGAACAAATGGCGAAGACCATTTCTTGGCTGCTTGCCACGATTGG GCTCCTGCAGAAACTAGAGGCCGAATGCTTAATTGCATAAGAGCACTCTGCAATGCTGATATCAGAGCAGGTTTTGTCCTAGGCAAGGACGTTTCTCTCCCTACGGTAAACGTTCGATCAGCCAAGAATCCACTAAATGATATTGGAGGCGTACCGTCGTTAAAAAGGCCAATTCTTGCCTTCTTTGCCGGTTACATGCATGGAAATGTTCGTCCAACGTTGTTAGAACACTGGGGAAACGATTCGGACATGAGAATCCTAGGACGAATACCTCATGTCAAAGGTGATAGGAACTATACTACATACATGAAGAGCAGTAAGTATTGTATATGTGCCAGAGGTTATGCTGTGCATAGCCCTCGTGTTGTGGAGTCGATTTTCTTCGATTGTGTCCCCGTCATTATATCTGATAACTACGTTCCTCCAttttttgaaatcttggaatgGGAATCCTTCGCCGTTTTCGTCTTAGAGCGGGAGATTCCGGATttgaagaaaatattgatgTCTATACCTGATGAGAAGTATGTTGAAATGCAAAAGGGAGTGAAAGAGGTGCAGAGACATTTTCTATGGCATGTTGAGCCAGTAAAATATGATATGTTTCACATGATTCTACATTCGATATGGTATAACAGAATCTTTCAAATATAA